Proteins encoded within one genomic window of Halocatena marina:
- a CDS encoding V-type ATP synthase subunit I has protein sequence MLRPERMSRVSVTGSRQVMNEVIETIHDMNLLHVTDYDGGWDGFDPGDPIEGADEAAEKLVTVRSLQSILGIDDEDAGPNRIVTEDALDSELETVRQTVNELDDRRNELNDELRQVNERIDAMVPFATLGIDLDLLSGYDSISVAVGDGDAVAVDNALAGSDASAYEVFEEDEVVAAFARTDDIEDVLVSADFALHEIPDADGSPEDYIEELKHDRQRLESKLRTVEDELEEQRLEYGAFLLAAEEKLTIEVQQQEAPLSFATTKNAFVSEGWIPTEHFADLVEGLYDVVGDHVEVDELERASYDGEGHLVDREDVGGTHGGPDPAAATTDGGEEVVSDGGVDQSMSHSSPPVVQDNPDPVEPFESLVKIINRPKYSELDPTFIVFLSFPALFGFMIGDLGYGVLYAAIGYYIFTKFDGVAKSLGGIALWSGGFTMLFGILYGEIFGLHILGEVLWHGHPPLHKGLQPAEAEYAQLWLVVSLLIGMAHMTIGYVFDFYENLSHGVGDAILESGSWLMMMFGLWAWIFANTPPFGVAPDFLVGSNSVFNAHPVAIGFTGLPAMVGYLGLISFFVGLVLIAQADVAEFVEAVFLQVFANVLSYTRIAAVLLAKAGMAFVVNLLVFGAYVHHGEYHFIFFSKKSLADIPPNEVMFAGLVNGSGPVDLLIGSVAGLIILVIGHLLVLVLGITSAGLQTLRLEYVEFFQKFYEGGGEKYQPFGYARQFTTDD, from the coding sequence ATGCTGAGACCTGAGCGAATGAGCCGGGTGTCGGTGACCGGCTCCAGACAAGTCATGAATGAGGTGATCGAGACCATCCACGACATGAACCTGCTGCACGTCACCGACTACGACGGTGGGTGGGATGGTTTCGATCCTGGTGACCCGATCGAAGGGGCAGACGAGGCAGCGGAGAAACTCGTCACTGTCCGCTCGTTGCAGAGCATCCTCGGTATTGACGACGAGGATGCGGGTCCCAACCGTATTGTTACCGAGGACGCACTCGACAGCGAACTCGAAACAGTCAGACAAACAGTCAACGAACTCGATGACCGTCGGAACGAACTGAACGACGAACTCCGTCAGGTCAACGAACGCATCGACGCGATGGTTCCGTTCGCCACGCTCGGAATTGATCTCGACCTACTGTCGGGATACGATTCGATCTCCGTCGCGGTTGGAGATGGTGATGCGGTCGCAGTCGATAATGCGTTGGCAGGTTCAGACGCAAGCGCCTACGAAGTGTTCGAAGAGGATGAAGTCGTCGCCGCGTTCGCCCGCACCGACGACATCGAAGATGTGCTCGTTAGCGCGGACTTTGCGCTCCACGAGATTCCCGACGCGGATGGAAGTCCCGAAGACTACATCGAGGAACTGAAACACGACCGCCAACGGCTCGAATCGAAGCTCAGAACGGTCGAAGATGAGCTCGAAGAGCAACGGTTGGAATACGGTGCGTTCCTCCTCGCAGCCGAAGAGAAGCTCACGATTGAGGTCCAGCAGCAAGAAGCGCCGCTTTCGTTTGCGACGACCAAGAATGCGTTCGTCTCAGAGGGATGGATCCCAACAGAACACTTCGCTGATCTCGTTGAGGGACTCTATGACGTGGTCGGCGACCACGTCGAAGTCGACGAACTCGAACGTGCGTCTTACGACGGGGAGGGACACCTCGTCGACCGCGAGGATGTTGGTGGCACACACGGCGGACCCGACCCGGCCGCCGCCACTACCGATGGTGGCGAAGAGGTCGTCTCCGACGGTGGCGTCGACCAGTCGATGAGTCACAGCAGTCCTCCCGTTGTGCAAGACAATCCTGACCCGGTCGAACCGTTCGAATCCCTCGTCAAGATCATCAACCGGCCAAAATACTCTGAGCTTGACCCAACGTTCATTGTATTCCTGTCGTTCCCCGCGCTGTTTGGGTTCATGATCGGCGATCTCGGGTACGGTGTGCTGTATGCCGCGATTGGCTACTACATCTTCACGAAGTTTGACGGGGTCGCAAAGAGCCTTGGTGGGATTGCACTGTGGTCAGGTGGCTTCACGATGCTGTTCGGTATTCTCTACGGTGAGATCTTCGGACTGCATATCCTTGGAGAAGTCCTCTGGCATGGCCATCCGCCACTGCATAAAGGGCTGCAACCTGCAGAAGCCGAGTACGCCCAGCTATGGCTCGTCGTGAGTCTGCTGATCGGGATGGCGCACATGACCATCGGATACGTGTTCGACTTCTACGAGAATCTCTCACACGGAGTTGGTGACGCGATTTTGGAAAGCGGCTCGTGGCTGATGATGATGTTCGGCCTGTGGGCGTGGATCTTCGCCAACACGCCGCCCTTCGGTGTTGCACCTGATTTCCTCGTCGGATCGAACTCGGTGTTCAACGCTCATCCGGTGGCGATCGGCTTCACGGGACTCCCAGCGATGGTTGGCTATCTCGGCCTCATTTCATTCTTCGTTGGACTGGTCCTGATCGCCCAAGCTGATGTCGCAGAGTTCGTGGAGGCAGTCTTCCTGCAAGTGTTCGCAAACGTCCTCTCGTACACGCGGATCGCCGCAGTGTTGCTCGCTAAGGCGGGAATGGCGTTTGTGGTCAACCTCCTCGTCTTTGGAGCGTATGTACACCATGGAGAGTATCACTTCATCTTCTTCAGCAAGAAGAGCCTCGCAGACATTCCGCCAAACGAAGTGATGTTTGCCGGACTCGTCAACGGCTCTGGCCCAGTTGATCTCCTCATTGGTTCAGTTGCAGGGTTGATCATCCTCGTCATTGGTCACCTGCTCGTGCTGGTGCTCGGTATCACGAGTGCTGGTCTACAGACCCTCCGTCTCGAATACGTGGAGTTCTTCCAGAAGTTCTACGAGGGAGGCGGTGAGAAATATCAACCCTTCGGATATGCGCGCCAGTTCACGACTGACGACTAA
- a CDS encoding type IV pilin, producing the protein MSDRAVSPVVATVLLIVITLVAAGTVGLTVFDVSLDEPTRATFTANADSTTQTITLTHRGGAALDPSSLRLRIAVDGEPIAHQPPVPFFAAKGFMSGPTGPFNSAYTGQWVGGQSASVRLASTNTQFQAGAVLSIQLYTGDQALATLEIRAH; encoded by the coding sequence GTGTCGGACCGTGCCGTCTCACCCGTCGTTGCAACCGTCTTACTCATCGTCATCACGCTCGTTGCGGCGGGGACGGTTGGTCTCACTGTCTTCGACGTCTCACTGGATGAACCAACACGAGCGACGTTCACAGCTAACGCCGACAGTACGACCCAGACGATCACGCTCACGCACCGTGGCGGTGCGGCGCTTGATCCGTCTTCACTCCGACTCCGTATCGCTGTTGACGGTGAGCCGATCGCTCATCAACCACCGGTGCCATTTTTCGCCGCCAAGGGTTTCATGAGTGGACCGACTGGCCCGTTCAACAGCGCCTACACCGGTCAATGGGTTGGTGGACAATCAGCGAGCGTCCGGCTTGCGAGTACGAACACGCAGTTTCAGGCCGGGGCGGTGCTCTCGATCCAGTTGTATACGGGCGACCAAGCACTGGCGACACTCGAAATACGAGCACATTAG
- a CDS encoding electron transfer flavoprotein subunit beta/FixA family protein, translating to MKILVTVKEVAEAEDEFEIDGLDIDERYLEYDLNEWDEYAIEEAVQIKESGDCEVVSVTIGPERSEETIRMALAKGVDRAIRVWDDDLASAEMIDIGTKADILASIVEEEDPDLVLTGVQANDDSFGATGVALAETIGFEWGAVVNALDLDRDDGVAHVRRELEGGIEELTDIEIPAVLTIQTGINEPRYASLRGIRQAQRKPLDVSTLSDLGLGEDVLETPVSRTAMYEPESEGEAVVFDGNPEESATQLADLLRDKGVVEG from the coding sequence ATGAAGATACTCGTCACCGTCAAGGAGGTGGCCGAGGCCGAAGATGAATTTGAAATCGACGGTCTCGATATCGATGAACGCTATCTGGAATACGACCTCAACGAATGGGACGAGTACGCCATTGAAGAGGCCGTCCAGATCAAAGAGAGCGGGGACTGCGAGGTCGTTTCTGTTACGATCGGTCCTGAGCGGTCCGAAGAAACCATTCGCATGGCACTCGCAAAGGGTGTCGACCGTGCTATTCGCGTCTGGGACGACGATCTCGCGTCGGCAGAGATGATCGACATCGGTACGAAAGCCGATATTCTCGCGTCAATCGTCGAGGAAGAGGACCCAGACCTTGTACTGACTGGCGTCCAAGCCAACGACGACAGTTTCGGTGCGACTGGTGTCGCACTCGCCGAAACGATCGGCTTCGAATGGGGTGCGGTTGTCAACGCGCTCGATCTCGATCGTGATGACGGAGTTGCCCACGTCCGACGTGAACTCGAAGGTGGTATCGAGGAACTGACAGACATTGAGATACCAGCTGTTCTGACGATCCAGACAGGAATCAACGAACCGCGGTACGCCAGTCTCCGGGGCATTCGGCAGGCACAGAGAAAGCCACTCGACGTGAGTACGCTCTCTGATCTTGGACTGGGCGAAGATGTTCTCGAAACACCCGTCAGTCGCACTGCGATGTACGAACCCGAAAGCGAGGGCGAGGCCGTCGTTTTCGACGGGAATCCCGAAGAGAGCGCCACACAACTCGCTGATCTCCTACGAGATAAAGGGGTGGTCGAAGGATGA
- a CDS encoding methyltransferase domain-containing protein: MGFLEDKARARVFYKYLSKVYDEVNAFIWTEEMRTEAIELVGIESDDRVLDVGCGTGFATEGLLEHTENLHGIDQSIHQLEKAWDKFGTQGPVQFYRSDAERLPFEDDTFDVVWSSGSIEYWPNPVDTLRECRRVAKPDGKVLIVGPNYPKRTLFQKFADAMMLFYDETEADRMFKEAGFSEFEHHLMGPPHSPEIAITTLAYLPECVERTPKTAP, translated from the coding sequence ATGGGATTCCTCGAAGACAAGGCTCGTGCGCGTGTTTTCTACAAGTATCTCTCGAAGGTGTACGACGAGGTAAACGCATTCATCTGGACCGAAGAGATGCGCACTGAGGCCATCGAACTGGTTGGAATCGAATCCGACGATCGGGTGCTCGATGTCGGCTGTGGGACGGGATTTGCGACCGAAGGGCTGCTCGAACACACCGAGAATCTTCACGGCATTGATCAGAGCATCCATCAGCTCGAAAAAGCGTGGGACAAGTTCGGGACGCAGGGACCCGTCCAGTTCTATCGCAGTGACGCTGAACGGCTCCCGTTCGAGGACGATACGTTCGATGTGGTCTGGTCGTCCGGCTCGATCGAGTATTGGCCAAATCCGGTCGATACACTCCGTGAATGTCGTCGGGTCGCAAAGCCAGACGGGAAAGTGCTCATCGTCGGTCCCAACTATCCGAAGCGGACGCTGTTCCAGAAGTTCGCCGATGCGATGATGCTCTTTTACGACGAGACCGAAGCCGACCGAATGTTCAAGGAAGCTGGTTTCTCTGAGTTCGAACACCATCTCATGGGACCACCACACAGCCCCGAGATTGCGATTACCACGCTCGCTTACCTCCCAGAGTGCGTAGAGCGAACGCCCAAAACAGCGCCTTGA
- the ahaH gene encoding ATP synthase archaeal subunit H has product MARPEVLDRIKEAEVDADEIVAEAEDDRDEIIAEAHERADEIRSEANQDADALAEERLSEARSEIEAERQSILEQGEAERDNLETHANEREDEVIEEILATFEETVNAET; this is encoded by the coding sequence ATGGCGAGACCCGAGGTTCTGGATCGAATCAAGGAAGCCGAGGTTGATGCCGACGAGATCGTCGCCGAAGCGGAAGACGACCGCGACGAGATCATTGCGGAGGCTCACGAACGTGCTGACGAGATTCGCTCGGAAGCCAATCAGGACGCAGATGCGTTGGCCGAGGAACGTCTCAGTGAAGCCCGCTCGGAGATCGAGGCAGAACGCCAATCGATCCTCGAACAGGGCGAAGCAGAACGTGACAATCTCGAAACGCACGCAAACGAGCGCGAGGACGAGGTGATCGAGGAGATCCTCGCGACGTTCGAGGAGACCGTCAATGCTGAGACCTGA
- a CDS encoding electron transfer flavoprotein subunit alpha/FixB family protein, producing the protein MSGDVLAITEHRQGELRDVSFELITAGRQLADDQGGDLHLAVIGGDVDTFASELNRESVDTIFTVAAGEEFNHDTYTQITEQLYAEVEPDALLLPNSVNGLDYAPAIAGRLDVPLVTDAISLSRADGTLEVAREMYGSKVETTVTVDADTAAVSIRPAEWEITEGEGQGDAEVRSFDADIDESAVKSTVTGFEEVAGGDVDISEANFLVSIGRGIEEEDNLPLIKDLVEATDATLSSSRPIVDNGWLPKNRQVGQSGKVVTPDVYLAIGISGAVQHVAGMKGSDTIVAINTDSNAPIMDLADYAIVDDLFDVVPQLIEAFE; encoded by the coding sequence ATGAGCGGCGATGTACTCGCCATCACCGAGCACCGACAAGGAGAACTCCGTGATGTGAGCTTCGAGCTTATCACTGCTGGCCGACAGCTCGCGGACGATCAGGGCGGCGATCTCCATCTCGCTGTTATCGGTGGCGACGTCGATACCTTCGCATCAGAGCTGAACAGAGAGAGTGTCGACACCATCTTCACAGTCGCAGCGGGAGAGGAGTTCAACCACGACACGTACACGCAGATCACAGAGCAGCTCTATGCCGAAGTCGAACCCGACGCGCTGTTGCTCCCGAACTCCGTCAACGGACTCGATTACGCACCCGCCATCGCCGGTCGTCTCGACGTTCCCCTCGTCACCGACGCTATCTCGCTCTCGCGTGCTGATGGAACGCTGGAAGTAGCACGCGAAATGTACGGCTCGAAGGTAGAGACGACCGTTACTGTCGATGCTGATACCGCCGCAGTGAGCATCCGCCCGGCCGAATGGGAAATCACCGAAGGAGAGGGACAGGGCGATGCCGAGGTCCGCAGCTTCGACGCCGACATCGACGAAAGCGCCGTCAAATCGACTGTAACCGGCTTCGAGGAAGTCGCAGGCGGCGATGTCGACATCTCCGAGGCGAACTTCCTCGTCTCGATCGGACGTGGTATCGAAGAGGAAGACAATCTTCCGCTTATCAAAGATCTTGTCGAAGCGACCGACGCCACGCTTTCTTCCTCACGGCCGATCGTCGACAACGGCTGGCTGCCGAAAAACCGACAGGTTGGCCAGTCGGGGAAAGTCGTGACACCGGACGTGTATCTTGCGATCGGAATTTCAGGAGCAGTCCAGCACGTCGCTGGGATGAAAGGATCTGATACGATTGTCGCAATCAACACCGATTCAAACGCGCCGATCATGGATCTCGCCGACTACGCCATCGTCGATGATCTCTTCGATGTCGTTCCGCAACTCATCGAAGCGTTCGAGTAA